In Oreochromis niloticus isolate F11D_XX linkage group LG22, O_niloticus_UMD_NMBU, whole genome shotgun sequence, the sequence TGATCTTCCTCCCGTACGCACTACGCCAGCAGCCCCTTTCGAGTACACTACTTTGGACTTGTTTGGTCCGTATTTTGTTAGAGACTCAGTAAGGCGACGAGTGAAGAAGAAAGTTTGGGGCATGGTTTTTAGTTGTATGGCCTCAAGAGCAGTTCATGCAGACATAGTTGAAGATCTGTCAACTGAGGGCTTTCTGAAGGCATACCAGCGGTTTACTGCCCTGAGGGGTCACCCCAAGAAACTCTGGTCTGACCAGGGGACCAATTTTGTGGGAGCTAAACCTGCACTGAAGGAGCTCTATGATTTCCTTGGTAGTATCGACAAAGAAGAGATCCAAAGAAGGGCAGCTGTGGTTGGGTCTGACTGGATGTGGGAGTTTAGTCCAGCAGACTCCCCTCATCGGAATGGAGTGGCGGAAGCAGCTGTTCGCGTGTTGAAAAGGGCATTGTGCAACGTCGGTGAGGAGGGAAACTTGACTGCTCTGGAATTCCAAACCCTCCTCTATTTGGCGGCCAACCTCACCAATGAGAGGCCTATCGGGGCCAGAGCTCAAGTTCAGGAAGAAACTGTAGATGTTGTGACACCAAACTCTTTGTTGTTGGGTCGGGCGGGGTCCAGGGGTGACAACATGGGGTTTGAGTTCCCTGCCTACCCATTCAGCCGTCTGCGTGCAGTCCAGGTGGAAGTGGACAAGTTTTGGAGGCGCTGGAGCCAGTTGGCCGGGCCGCACCTGTTTGTTCGGCAAAAATGGCATGCCCCGGCGAGAAATGTCTCTGTTGGGGACCTTGTTTGGGTGGCAGATCAGAATGCACTTAGAGGCCGCTTCAAGCTGGGCCGTGTGGAGGAGGCAGATGCAGATGACCGGGGTGTTGTTCGGGACGTCAAAGTAAGGATTTGTTGTAGTCGTCCCATCAACTGGTCCCAGGCAAGGAAGGACAGGGAACCATGTCATTCCACCATTCTCCACAGGGACGTAAGGAGGTTGGTGGTGTTACTGCCAGTAGAGGAGCAAGAGGGACGTGGTTCATCCCCCTGAGTACCTGAGAAATATTTACAGATTGGGGACTCTTTGGTGTGGAGACCAACTTGTTTAATGACGGTTATAAGAGTTTTGTTTCTATATGTGTATGCTACTGGTTATTGTGGCCTACTTAGTCTGGCACGTAGCCCAAGTGGGAGGTGTGTGGTTTTTCCTATATTTCTAACGTGCCAATTTATTTGTTGTGATTTATTATTAATCAGACccaaatttgttttaaatgacaaatttaTTTAAGACGGAGTGATTTATGTTAGTCTGGGATAGTATGTGTTAACATCCGCTCATGGATCCTACCTGCCGGATCTTCTTTTCATTGATGTTGTTGTTATGACTGATGAAGCCGAGCTGGTGAGTTTCTGTGTTGATTAAATAATGTGTTAAAGCCATAAATATGACTATTACTAAACTGTACTGTCATTAATAGGGTTGCTTTGTTAATGTTGTATggttgtttattttgtgtctttcagTTGATTACCTGGCTTCTGTAAAGGCACGGTTACTGTACTGGTGTTAGCTTATGCTTGTACAATAAAGCTTATAAAAGGCAGCAATCAGATGTCCGAGCCTGAGTACGACACAGtttcatcagttaaaacacaccCTTACGGTGGGAGTTTACTAAATTAAAGGTAGTTAGCTTAGTAAAAACCGTAcaggtacagttgtccattgtgtgtgtgtgtgtgtgtgtgtgttttcagtccatgagtttaacgtgggtcagatgtcaggaaaagaagaagaggcgctggtgagccttcttgaccagcttggagcagttggtcatccagatgagatcctcggagatgtggacacccaggaacttgaagctgctcacacgctccacagccgtccccttaatgtagatgggtggatgtgggtcagcattcctcctgtagtccacgatgagctccttagtcttctcggtgttaagcagcaggttgtttgtgtcgcaccactcagccagacgttccatctcctccctgtaggcggtctcatcgttgtcactgatgaggccaatcaccgtggtgtcatctgcaaacttaatgatggtgttggaaccatcagcaggtctgcagtcgtgggtgaagagggagtagaggaaagggctcatcacacatgGATATATATCATCACATGATATATATCCATGAGTATATCATGAAGATGGTcataaagatgcccctgagacaatccagcacataaaagTAGTTAGCAAGATGCTAGCAGATGGAGCATGCAGTGTGTCATAACCAAGTAACTGGTATAGTATTGTAACAGGGCAGCCCTTAGcggctggaaacacagtgagaGGGACGAAGGCAAGTGCAGTGGaacaaaagtatttatttgcCATACAGCTCTCCTTACAACAATTCACTTGTCAAGCTTCTTCACAGCACAATATATCCTCCTCTAATGACAACCAGCAGCCTTAAATATGTTCAGCTGTCACAGACCAAACCATTATTCCACTCTTAGGTAAATTCTTAAATCCCAACCTTCCACCACAGTATACAATATAtcaattagaataaataaatacatttcacattttcatattaataaatatttcacactTTAATGTTACACCAAAcccaatattaaaaaaaaccccagaaaccCAAGCACAAAAAGATTCACCACACTCTCTTTACCAATGGTCTCTCCCGGAACCTTTAAATGGTGTCTGGACCCCCGGGGAAACATTTGCCCAAACACCCTGAAGAGGACACAGGCAAGAAAGGTGAGTAATCATTATCTTACAAACACTTATTTGCGCCACTTTTCTTCCtagatttcacacacacatttgcattaGTTTTCCTTACTGGTAAACCTTAATCATAATCTCAATCACCATTCTTCTCTCCTGACAGACAACCACCACATTCCTtgatgaggagcagctgtgcaggaTCTGAATCAAGGCTaccaactgattttaaaattcccaataaataatcaataaatatttaaacttcttgtgtgcaaatgttttacTGTTTAAATCCATGCTTAAAGTGCAATGCTAAATAAAGTGCTTGAtaaggtgcttttaataaagtgaaaggtgtgctctaaagtgctatacagataatataatacaaataaatgtagtaagggagtcctcttccttacaagtatacaggaacatctgtttCCAATATGCCCTTGAAGGCCCAAGGTAATGGGAGACACCCAATAGGGTGGTTTAAAATGACCAAGCTAacatcctgtgggacttccagttacagatggacaaactggtgatggttAACCAAGTGGACATAGTAGTGATGAGCAAGCAGAGGTAAATGGTTGTAGCGGTTGATGTCTTTgtgtcacggctggggcagcagtcatGTGGTGTGTGGGAaaaggactcaaatgcaggCACTGAGATGCGAGGGAGATTTATTATAAATGACAGAACACAAAGTGGGGAtggcaaaaacagaatttaGGATAATCTACACTGGGAGAAACTAAACAGTAGAACGGAAAACCTGAACACGAAGGGGAACAGCAGGGAGAGCACACAGTGGATTCACAGAGAGGTTCACAGACAGGTTCCAGGAGACGTACACAGACCGACCAGTAATGAGCACACAAGTTCACACAagataaatacacacagagggacactgggaaatcacacacaggtgggagacacagctggacctgattaacctgacgagacaggggaaacaCTAACATCAGGAACCAACAGGGGGAGCACCAACCCAGAAACCcagaaccaaaaaa encodes:
- the LOC112843426 gene encoding uncharacterized protein LOC112843426 encodes the protein MTTLNRLVVRKDKTTGLLMCHGRIQCVEGERSGVPLIPYKCRLSSLLAEDAHRVNHEGVSATLLRMRKRGWVVQGPRIVRKVIDSCISCRKCRAKLCTQVMSDLPPVRTTPAAPFEYTTLDLFGPYFVRDSVRRRVKKKVWGMVFSCMASRAVHADIVEDLSTEGFLKAYQRFTALRGHPKKLWSDQGTNFVGAKPALKELYDFLGSIDKEEIQRRAAVVGSDWMWEFSPADSPHRNGVAEAAVRVLKRALCNVGEEGNLTALEFQTLLYLAANLTNERPIGARAQVQEETVDVVTPNSLLLGRAGSRGDNMGFEFPAYPFSRLRAVQVEVDKFWRRWSQLAGPHLFVRQKWHAPARNVSVGDLVWVADQNALRGRFKLGRVEEADADDRGVVRDVKVRICCSRPINWSQARKDREPCHSTILHRDVRRLVVLLPVEEQEGRGSSP